A genomic stretch from bacterium includes:
- a CDS encoding 4Fe-4S binding protein, producing MPRSIIQDRCVSCGVCYNSCPVDAVVKNENKYSIVQEECVDCGTCKRICKAEAVEGQDPIYADIR from the coding sequence ATGCCAAGAAGTATAATTCAGGATAGATGCGTTTCATGCGGAGTTTGCTATAATTCTTGCCCTGTAGACGCTGTTGTAAAAAATGAAAATAAATATTCAATCGTACAAGAAGAATGTGTAGATTGCGGAACATGCAAGCGTATCTGCAAAGCAGAAGCTGTAGAAGGTCAAGATCCTATTTATGCCGATATTAGATAA